The following coding sequences lie in one Miscanthus floridulus cultivar M001 chromosome 9, ASM1932011v1, whole genome shotgun sequence genomic window:
- the LOC136480992 gene encoding UPF0481 protein At3g47200-like: MADGYGAITPARQRLSQTAVVVHDHDAIEDGTVQDSGTMESMAIRVHFLNKSILRFPSNLQRIAAAKDYIAPRTVALGPYYHGLTELQAMEEVKRTAVDFFFQGLVAPETTESAYQKMVPIARHVRGWYAAADAGAVVVAGTGTAVSADEFATMMFVDGCFLVQFIDTMLRSRVEETAASPLRSMMQPHLLGILRDIMLLENQIPWPVTEFFMRLQGLQMKQIIALLISWGLEGRVWRDSQEPLSLVDIDERYNPLHLLDLIRFYKVGSGSGSCGGCVKRNNGEGFSGKAVPISTSAAELAEMGIKLRASENKTKLSDMNLMKGPLFATLSLPPLYVDSLTANWLVNMAAFEMCSEASSTDEYSVNSYLSVLSLLMNQENDVRELRVKHMVHGFFGDQQTLEFFKILTPILYPGQAYIRIIVDLETYRQKRRAWIAVYSFLYNNAKTIATVLSIVGVLVGIFKALYSLKKHQM, encoded by the coding sequence ATGGCAGACGGCTATGGTGCCATCACCCCAGCCAGGCAACGTCTGTCTCAAACCGCGGTGGTGGTCCATGACCATGACGCCATCGAAGACGGCACAGTGCAGGATAGCGGAACCATGGAGAGCATGGCAATTCGAGTTCACTTCTTGAACAAGTCCATCCTCAGGTTTCCTTCCAACCTACAAAGGATCGCTGCAGCCAAGGACTACATCGCCCCGAGGACCGTGGCGCTTGGTCCTTACTACCATGGCCTCACCGAGCTCCAGGCGATGGAGGAAGTGAAGCGCACGGCCGTCGACTTCTTCTTCCAGGGGTTGGTGGCTCCCGAGACGACGGAGTCAGCCTACCAGAAGATGGTTCCCATCGCACGCCATGTCCGTGGCTGGTACGCTGCCGCCGACGCCGGTGCTGTCGTCGTTGCAGGTACCGGCACCGCTGTTTCTGCTGATGAGTTTGCTACCATGATGTTCGTCGATGGCTGCTTTCTGGTGCAGTTCATAGACACCATGCTCCGCAGTAGAGTAGAAGAGACAGCTGCTTCTCCACTGAGGAGCATGATGCAGCCGCACCTGCTGGGCATACTGAGGGACATTATGCTGCTCGAGAACCAGATCCCATGGCCGGTGACGGAGTTCTTCATGCGCCTGCAGGGCCTTCAGATGAAACAAATTATAGCGTTACTGATCTCATGGGGCCTCGAGGGCAGAGTGTGGCGGGACTCACAGGAGCCATTGTCTTTGGTTGACATCGACGAGAGGTACAATCCGTTGCATCTCCTTGACCTCATCCGCTTCTACAAAGTGGGCAGCGGCAGTGGCTCTTGCGGTGGCTGCGTCAAGAGGAATAATGGAGAGGGCTTCTCTGGCAAAGCTGTGCCAATATCCACCAGTGCGGCGGAGCTGGCCGAGATGGGCATCAAGCTGAGAGCCAGCGAGAACAAGACGAAGCTATCGGATATGAACCTCATGAAAGGCCCCTTGTTCGCCACGCTCTCCCTGCCGCCGCTGTACGTGGATAGCCTCACTGCTAACTGGCTCGTCAACATGGCGGCGTTCGAGATGTGCTCGGAGGCGAGCTCCACCGACGAGTACTCCGTCAACTCGTACCTCTCCGTCCTGTCTCTGCTGATGAACCAGGAGAACGACGTGCGTGAGCTGCGCGTCAAGCACATGGTGCACGGCTTCTTCGGCGACCAGCAGACCCTGGAGTTCTTCAAGATCCTCACCCCGATTCTGTACCCAGGCCAGGCCTACATTCGAATCATCGTGGATCTTGAGACGTACAGGCAGAAGCGGCGTGCATGGATAGCTGTCTACAGCTTCCTCTACAACAACGCCAAGACCATTGCGACGGTGCTGTCCATCGTCGGGGTGCTGGTGGGCATCTTCAAGGCCCTCTACTCACTCAAGAAACACCAGATGTGA
- the LOC136480991 gene encoding uncharacterized mitochondrial protein AtMg00810-like has product MVNCKPASTPIDTKGKLSSDGPKVDDAKQYRSLAGALQYLTITRPDLAFGCNRHDPRGPHQAVLKRNLQYIRGTISMGLCLRDSSDLTVPAYSDADWAGSPDSQRSTSGICIFLGDALVSWSSKRQPRSLDRALRLSIAPAPTPLLSAYGCGTYLMSSSAASPRPPSPIATMSPLCICPPIECFTNAPST; this is encoded by the coding sequence ATGGTGAACTGCAAGCCGGCGAGCACACCCATCGACACCAAAGGCAAACTTTCCTCGGACGGTCCCAAGGTCGACGACGCCAAACAGTACAGGAGCCTGGCCGGCGCGCTGCAGTACCTAACTATAACGCGCCCAGACCTGGCTTTTGGGTGCAACAGGCACGATCCGCGCGGACcgcatcaagctgtactgaaaCGCAATTTGCAGTACATTCGCGGGACGATCAGCATGGGTCTGTGTCTCCGCGACAGCTCCGATCTCACCGTCCCGGCGTACTCCGACGCCGACTGGGCTGGCAGCCCCGACTCACAGCGTTCGACGTCCGGCATCTGCATCTTTCTGGGGGACGCCCTGGTGTCGTGGTCCTCCAAGCGGCAGCCACGGTCTCTCGATCGAGCGCTGAGGCTGAGTATCGCGCCGGCGCCGACGCCGCTGCTGAGTGCATATGGTTGCGGCACCTACTTGATGAGCTCTAGTGCTGCGTCACCAAGGCCACCGTCACCTATTGCGACAATGTCTCCACTGTGTATTTGTCCGCCAATCGAGTGCTTCACaaatgcaccaagcacatag